The Solanum lycopersicum chromosome 9, SLM_r2.1 genome window below encodes:
- the LOC138338465 gene encoding uncharacterized protein, translated as MSVLYHLRKANVVVDALSCMTMSSVSHLEESKKDTVNDVHRFARLCVSLEDSPNGGFMVHHNSESSLVVEVKSKKHLDQSLMELMESVIGVSDDLKEECHLSMLHDNMNISRLMVHDQQVEETRAKKKSRDAKRARSFDGGSSKGRLDIKDKPRFKRRSLNQVPTKFPRDCGDSISNPKCQKGRGTSSPNKKPTCGKCGKKHYGDCLFGTDNCFVYGKNGHKVRLTKYEE; from the exons atgagtgtacTCTATCACCTCAgaaaggccaatgtggttgtggatgctCTAAGTTGTATGACCATGAGTAGTGTATCTCATTTAGAAGAATCTAAGAAAGACACAGTGAATgatgttcataggtttgctAGATTGTGTGTGAGcttggaagattctccaaatggtggttttatggtccatcataactctgaatcatctttggtggttgaggtgaagtcaaagaaacaccttgatcaatcattgatggagttgatgGAATCAGTTattg GAGTGTCGGATGACTTGAAGGAAGAATGTCATTTgtctatgctacatgacaatatgaacatttctcgtcttatggttcatgatcaacaagtggaagagacAAGAGCTAAGAAaaagagtagagatgccaagagggcaaggtcttttgatggtggttcttcaaaaGGTAGGCTTGATATcaaagacaagcctaggtttaagAGAAGGTCTTTGAATCAAGTTCCTACTAAATTTCCCAGGGATTGTGGTGATAGCATTTCTAATCCTAAGTgtcaaaagggaagaggtacTAGCTCACCAaacaagaagccaacttgtggaaagtgtggcaagaagcattaCGGTGATTGCCTTTTTGGGACGGACAATTGCTTTGTGTATGGCAAGAATGGCCACAAGGTTAGATTGACCAAATATGAAGAGTAA